From the Chryseobacterium fluminis genome, the window TTCATCTTTGGAAATTCAGGAAAGCGGCCCAGGCTGCCGATAAAATTATTGCTATTTCAGAACAGACCAAAAGGGATATTGTCCGGTTTTTGAAAGTTCCGGAGGCAAAGATTCAGGTGGTTTACCAGGGCTGTCATCAGGCTTTTAAGGAACAGCAGACCGGGCAGCAGATAAAAGAAACCCAAGAAAAGTTCGGATTACCCGACCGGTTTATATTAAATGTGGGAACCATTGAAGAAAGGAAAAATCTTCTGAATGTTGTTAAAGGAATTAACGGCAGTGAGATTCCGCTCGTAGTGGTGGGAAAAAAGACAAAATATTTTAAAAAAATCGAAACATTCATCAGGAAAAATAAGCTTCAAAAACAGGTTTATTTTCTGGAAGGCGTTTCTATGGAAGAATTGGCCGTAATTTACAAACTGGCTGATATTTTTATTTATCCCAGTTTTTTTGAAGGTTTCGGAATTCCGGTGATCGAAGCACTGTTTTCTAAAACGGTGACGGTTACCAGTAATACCAGCTGCCTGCCGGAAGCAGGCGGGCCGGATTCTGTCTATGTGAATCCCCATAATTATTCAGATATTCAGTCCAAGATAAAATTCCTTTGGGATAATGAGGCGGAGCGCAAACGCCGTGCTGAAAAAAGCTTTGAATATGTTCAGAAGTTTAATGACGAACCTATCGCCAACGAATTGATGAGTCTGTATCAGGCCTTAATAAAAAATAAGTTATAAAGTCTTCTGTAACAGAAGACTTTATGTGTATAACAGGATTGATTATTCCACTTCAAAAGGAACCGCATACATCTGAACATACGGTCCGTAACTTCCCGGATCAAAACGGAATCTTATACTTCTGGTCGCCGTACTGGTCCAGTTCCCGTTTGACATATATACCCAAAGGTATAACGTAGTAGGCGCTGTAATACTGACTGCAATATTTCCTGAACCATAATAATCCGGACTCGCCGAAGCGCTGTTATATAAACGGGGGATAATTATTGATTTTATAGGAGAAAGATACGCAGGAGAAACATTATTGGTAGGCGAAGTTGATAAGAATAATGAGGTAAAGCCGTCATTTACATTACTGCTCGATGCATTAGCACCGGTCGGAGCGCACCACATGGTAAAATTTACCTGATATTTTCCGGGAGTCAGAGTAATATAAGCTCCGGAATAGGCAATTCTCTGGTCGCCAGATATTTGCGGATCATCAATGGTTGCTACGGTTTGTTCGGCAGTAGGAATGGTAGCCAATCTGGCAAGGCTTGTTCCGGGAGTCAGCCATCTGGCGTTTCCGTTTGAATCTGAAGTTAAAACTTTCCCTAAACCCTGATTGGTATCTGAAATTTTCAAAGCATTTCCGGTGGTCGAGTTAATTTCGAGTTTTGCAGTAGGGGCAGTAGTTCCTATTCCTACATTTCCGTTCATATCCACTGCCACATCATTGAGCTGCTGTGCGGCACTTGGTGTTCCTGCCGCAGGATTATCCTTCATTCCGTCCACGTGAAAAACAGCTTGGGGATTTGGGGTATTTATTCCGACCTGGCCGAATACAATTGAGCTCAGCAGACATGTTAATGGCACTAACTGTTTTTTCATTAGTTTTTATATTACAATTAATTTGATTGAAAACAGATAGTGATTCGGTGTATTTCTATAGACGTCCTGAAAATAAATAATGACCGGCTAATTCCAGAAATTCCGGACTCATTGGTTTTGATCGTATCTCAGATTTTATTGAAAGGCGCAAATATATTAAATCAGGATCAATAAATGAAAATATTAAACTAATATTGCTGATATTTAAAAATATATTATTCTATAATTAATTTTTGATTTATATTTATTTAAATTATTTTAAATCCTGTTTAAAATTAATGTTCATTAGGACCTGAACAGCTTATATCACCGATGTGATCCCATACATAAAATTCTTTTTATGATAAAACGCAAATATTTAAAGAAAGAAGTCGTTTAAACTTATAGAGGAAAACGAGGTCGAGAAAATTTAGCAATTTTGAATTGCAATTTAAGGACTGATAATCGGGAGCTCATCAACAAAGATAAAGTAGAGAAATGGATTTCACCACATTAAGCAGAAGTAAAAGAGAATTTTTTACAAAGTTTGACTTGGTAAAAATAATTCAGACCATTATAAAACGGCTGAAAACCGATTCCAGTGGCGGAAACTTTCGTTAAAGGACTATTCCGGGGAAGAATTACCGCAGAATTAAGTTCACATCAGGTGAAAATCAAGATTTTCAAAAAACTTACGTGTACTTCTTTTGCGTAAAGCTATTACTTAAATTAACTAAAGTGTTTAGAAATGTCTTGGATTTTCTTTGTGGTTTGCTACAGACAACCACACGAAGGGATTCGTGCGGTAGCGGTGAGGTAGCGGTGTGTGGTTATTACTGTCTCACACTTAAGTACACTTTAGAAAGTCTAAAAAATACCGCAGAATTAAGTATACTTCATAAGAAAATCAAAGATTTTCAAAAAACTTACGTGTACTTCTTTTGCGTAAAGCTATTGCTTAAATTAACTAAAGTGTTTAGAAATGTCTTGGATTTTCTTTGTGGTCTACTACAGACAACCACACGAAAGGATTCGTGCGGTAGCGGTGGTAATAGAAAATTTAAACAGCTTTAAAGGCTTTATTTATCGGAGCTTTACAAAAGATTTTTCCGTTTATGCTAAAATTTAAAAGCCGTCAAATAATTTTTTTTTGAAATAAATTTGTACAGTTGAAAAATAAAATCTTACCTTTGTCATTCAAATTTCAACAATGAAACCGAATTTTTTAACAGTACATCATTATCATCATCATCTCTGCTAGACGGAATTGATTGATAAGTTACTATGTAAAAAATCAAAATAAATTAAAAACCGTCTGAGTAAATAGACGGTTTTTTTGTTTCTTAATTTATCCCGGGAAATTTTTTCAATTCAACCAGTTTTTATTTGCTCAGACTCAACAGAAGTACAATGAGTAAATTAAAAATTGCAATACAAAAAAGCGGCAGGCTGTACGAAGAATCTCTGCAACTCCTTAAAGACTGCGGGATTTTCATCAACAACGGAAAAGACCAGTTAAAAGTCTCTGTCGATAATTTTCCTATGGAAATCATGTATTTACGGAACTCTGACATTCCTCAGTACCTGGAAGACGGTGTCGTAGATATTGCGATCGTTGGCGAAAATCTTTTGGTAGAGAAACAGAAAAACATCAACATTATCCAGAATCTGGGGTTTTCAAAATGCCGCGTCTCACTCGCGATTCCTAAAGAAATAGATACCGATGATATCCGGTATTTCCAGGGGAAGAAAATTGCAACTTCCTATCCGAATACGCTTCAGAATTTTCTTGAAAAAAATAACGTTTCAGCAGAGATTCACATCATTTCCGGTTCAGTGGAAATAGCGCCCAACATAGGTCTGGCAGATGGAATATGTGATATTGTAAGCTCCGGAAGCACTTTATTCAAAAATGGCTTAAGGGAGACCGTCACTTTACTGAAATCTGAAGCCGTCCTCGCAAAAACCGCTGATCTGAATCAGGAGAAATCTGAAATTTTGTCAAAATTCCTTTTCAGGATCCAGGCCGTCCTAAGGGCGAAGAATTCAAAATATATCCTGATGAATGTTCCCAACGATAAAATAGAAACGATCTCAAAAACACTTCCGGTTCTTAAAAGTCCGACGGTTATTCCTTTGGCTCAGGAAGGATGGAGCAGTATTCATTCTGTTATCGACGAAGAGAGATTCTGGGAGGTTATTGATGAGCTTAAAGATAAAGGAGCCCAGGATATTCTCATCATTCCAATCGATAAAATGGTTATATAATATGAAAATTAACAGATATCCTGAAAAAAGCAGCTGGACTGAGCTTATCAGAAGACCGGTCATCAAAAGAGAAGAATTGACCGGAATCATCCTTGATATTTTTAATGAAGTTGAAAAAAATGGTGACCAGGCTTTGATCCGCTTTAATAAAAAATTTGATGGGGCTGATACTGAAGTCTTAAGTGTTTCAGAAAGAGAAATGTCTGCTGCTGCAGATTTAATAAGTAATGAACTTAAAGCAGCAATTAGAGCGGCGAAAGAAAATATCACAACATTTCACGCATCACAACAGGTCGCGGAAGCAAAAACCGAGACTACAGCCGGTGTCATTTGCTGGCGGGAAAACCGCGCTATTGAGAAAGTGGGAATCTATATCCCCGGAGGGACAGCCCCTTTATTTTCAACAGTTCTGATGCTGGCAATTCCTGCCAATTTAGCGGGTTGCAAGGAAATAATATTATGTACACCACCGGATAAAAACGGAAATATCAATCCCGCGATTCTTTATACGGCTCAGCTTTGCGGAGTTACACAGATATTCAAAACCGGGGGAGCACAGGCCATCGCTGCGATGACAATAGGGACAGAAAGTATTCCGAATGTATATAAGATTTTCGGACCTGGAAATCAGTTTGTCGTGGCCGGAAAAGAATACGCCCAACGCTACGGAGTGGCCATCGACATGCCTGCAGGACCTAGTGAAGTCTTGGTTATTGCCGATGAACAAGCGGTTCCTTCATTTTGTGCGGCCGATTTATTATCACAGGCGGAACATGGCAGTGACAGCCAGGTGATTTTTATTTCAACCGATGAGCATGTTTTCGGTGAAACCATTTCGGAAATAGAAAAACAGGTGACAGTGCTGCCACGAAATGAACTGGCCGGAGAAGCTTTGAAAAACAGTCATTTCATTCTTCTGGATTCGATAGAAAAAGCATTGGAATTCAGTAATTTATATGCTCCTGAACATTTGATCCTGGCATTAGGGAAATGGGAATCCCATATTTCTGATATTCAGAATGCAGGATCTGTTTTTCTTGGAAATTATTCATGTGAGAGCGCAGGAGATTATGCCAGCGGGACCAATCATACGCTTCCGACCAATGGTTTTGCGAAAAATTACAGTGGGGTATCGCTGGACAGCTTTGTGAAGAAGATTACCTTTCAGAACTTATCTGACAAAGGGCTCAGGAATTTAGGAAAAACAATAGAAGTAATGGCAGAAGCAGAAGGACTTTTTGCTCATAAAAACGCGGTCACCCTCCGACTAAATCAATTAAAATGACAACAATAAAAATAACAAATCTCGTTCGGAAAAATATTCTGGAGCTACAGCCTTATATCAGCTTCAGAGATCATAATGAATTTAATGCTCCTGTTTTACTGGATGCCAATGAAAGTCCGTTCGGAGCATATAACCGCTATCCTGATTCTACCCAGAAAGAATTAAAAACAAAATTGAGGAATCTCAAAAATGTATCTCCGGATCAGATTGCTGTAGGAAACGGAAGCGACGAGCTCATTGACCTCATCATTAAAGTATTCTGCGAACCTAAAAAAGATTCGGTCTTGATGATGAATCCGTCTTTTGCCATGTATGGTTTTTATGCTTCAATCAATGAAAACCCGGTAGTAAAACTAAATTTAAATGAAAATTTTGAGATCGTAAAAGACGATTTTTTAAAAGTGATCAGTGAAAATGATTTGAAAATATTCTTTTTATGCTCGCCCAATAATCCTACTGGAAACAGTATTGAAGATCTTGAGTTTTTTATTCAGAATTTCAATGGAATCGTTGTTATTGACGAAGCTTATATCGAATTTTCAGAAAAAAAATCAAGCCTCGGGTTATTAAGCAAATATCCGAATATCATTGTTCTTCAAACCTTTTCAAAAGCCTGGGGAAAGGCCGGGGCAAGGGTAGGAGTTGCTTATTCTTCGAAGGAAATCATACGTTTCATCAATACGGTCAAAGCACCTTATAATGTCAATACTTTGAGTCAGGATCTCATTTTAAAATGTCTTGATAACATTTCTGATTTTGAAGAGAATGTTCAGGATATTATAAAGGAAAAAGACTGGCTGAAAAAAGAACTGGAAAGCATTCCGTGTGTCCGGAAAATATTTCCCAGTGACGCCAATTTCTTTTTAATCGAATGTACAGACGCTGAAAACGTATACCGGGCATTGTTGGAAAAAGAAGTGCTGACGAGCAAAAGAAGCCCACAGATTCCTAATTGCATCCGTATAAATGTCGGAAGCAGGGATGAAAATATAAAATTGGTCCAACTAATGAACATTTTGTAAACCTGTTAGGTTTCAATAATAAAATAGGTACAGAAAACATGAAAAAAGTATTATTTATAGATCGGGACGGAACTCTGATTATGGAGCCGCCCACAGACTTTCAGGTAGATTCGCTGGAAAAACTGGAGTTTTATCCCGGGGTTTTTCAAAATCTTTCAAGAATAGTTAAGGAACTGGATTATGAACTGGTTATGGTAACCAACCAGGATGGTTTGGGAACAGAAAGTTTTCCGTTTGAAGATTTTAGGCTGCCCCACGAAAAAATGCTGCAGGCTTTCGAAAATGAAGGTATTGTTTTTAATGATATACTGATCGACAGAAGCTTTGAACATGAAAATCTGCCCACCAGAAAACCGGGAACGGGAATGATGGCCAAATATATCTATGGTGATTATGACCTGAAAAATTCTTTTGTCATCGGCGACCGGGAAACTGATATTCAGCTGGCCGCAAATTTAGGTTCGAAAGCTATTTTCATAAATAAAAGTTCAAACAGTAATGTTGAGCTGACCACGGAGAAATGGAGTGAAATTTATCAGTATCTGAAACAAATTCCAAGAAAAGCATCTGTTTCCAGGAAAACGAACGAAACCGATATTGAAATTGAAGTGAATCTTGACGGAAGCGGAAAAGCAGACATTTCAACAGGCTTATTCTTTTTCGATCACATGCTGGAACAGATTTCTAAACACGGAAATTTAGATCTGAAAATTAAAGTGAAAGGAGATTTACAGGTGGATGAACACCATACCGTGGAAGATACCGGAATTGTCCTGGGAGAGGCCATCGCAAAAGCATTAGGCCGTAAAAAAGGAATTGAAAGATATGGTTTTCTGCTTCCGATGGATGATTGTCTGTCACAGGTAGCCATAGATTTTGGCGGCCGGCCGTGGCTGGTGTGGAAAGTAGACTTTACAAGAGAAAAAATAGGGGACGTCCCTACTGAAATGTTCGGGCATTTCTTTAAATCCTTTGCCGATTCTGCGAAATGTAACCTAAACATTACCTCAGAAGGTGAAAATGAGCACCACAAAATCGAATCTGTGTTTAAGGCGTTTGCCAAAGCTATAAAAATGGCAGCCCGCCAGACCGACCAGAATTTTAATGTACCGTCAACAAAAGGAAGTTTATAAATGATTGCGATTATAAAATACAACGGCGGAAACGTCAATTCTGTGCAGAATGCTTTAAACAGGCTCAATGCTGAGTCTGTGATTACGGATGATTTTGAAATCATTAAAAAAGCGGATAAAGTGATCTTTCCGGGGGTGGGAGAAGCTTCTTCTACCATGAGAAACCTGCAGGTAAAAGGGCTGGATCAATTGATTCCGGACTTAAAGCAGCCCGTTTTAGGAATCTGCCTGGGCATGCAGCTGATGTGTGGAAATAATGAGGAAGGAAATACAAAAGGCATGGGAATTTTTGATATTAATGTTAAAAAATTTCCTGCCCGGGATCTGGTTCCCCATATGGGCTGGAATACCATCACAAGCCTTGATTCGCCCGTTTTTTTGGGCGTTGAGCAGGGTAGTGATGTCTATTTTGTGCACAGTTTTTATTGTGAGCTATCCCGGAATACCACTTCTGTGTGCGATTATATTCTGCCTTTCAGCGCGTCTCTGCAGAAAGATAATTTTTTTGCCATGCAGTTTCACCCTGAAAAATCAGGAGCGACAGGAAGCCTGCTGTTAAACAATTTTTTAAAATTATAAGGATGAAGATTATTCCTGCGATTGATATTATAGACGGAAAATGTGTCCGTCTCTCCAAGGGAGATTATGCAACAAAAAAAATTTACAGTGAGAATCCGCTGGAGATAGCAAAGGAATTTGAAAATTCCGGAATACAATTTCTTCATCTGGTCGATCTGGACGGGGCAAAATCCAGACATATCGTTAACCGGAAAGTGCTGGAAACCATTGCCAGAGAAACCTCGCTGCATATTGATTTCGGAGGCGGTTTAAAAACCCTGGAAGATATTGAAACCGCTTTTGATTCAGGCGCGAAGCAAATCACCATCGGAAGTATTGCTGTTCAGGATCCTGAGTTTTGCTTCGGGCTGATCGAAAAATTCGGTTCCGGAAAAATTATTCTTGGAGCCGACTGTGATGACCGGAAAATAAAAACTTCGGGATGGCTGGAAGAGAGCGATAAGGAAATAATTGATTTTATCCTGGACTATCAGCAGAAAGGCATCAGTAATGTGATCTGTACAGATATTTCAAAGGATGGAATGCTCAAAGGGCCGTCCACGGATCTGTATGCAGAAATTATTGATAAAACGGCTGTCGGGCTCATCGCCAGCGGTGGGATCTCAGGGATTGAAGATGTATACAAAATGAAAGAAATCGGATGTTCGGGAACGATCATCGGAAAAGCGATCTATGAAGAGAAAATAAGTCTGAAAGAACTTCAAAATTTTATTACCCATGCTTAAGAAAAGAATCATCCCGTGTCTGGATATTAAGGACGGCACCACGGTAAAAGGCGTCAATTTTGAAGGACTTATCAACGCTGGAAATCCTGTTGAACTTGCCAAGAGATATGAAATAGAAGGGGCTGACGAACTTGTTTTCCTGGATATCACCGCCACGGTGGAAGAGCGGAAAACTTTCGCTGGTCTCGTTAAAGAGATCGCCAGAGAACTGAGCATTCCCTTCACGGTAGGAGGCGGAATATCGTCGGCCGAAGATGTGAGAAGACTTCTGGAAGCCGGGGCAGACAAAATAAGTATCAATTCTTCGGCAGTCAGAAACCCGGGGCTTATTGCTGAACTGGCTGAAGAGTTCGGGAATCAGTGTATTGTTGTTGCGGTCGATACCCGGTTTGTCAACGGTTCCCATCGGGTATTTGTCAAAGGAGGAAGGGAAATAACCGATCTCAATACATTAGATTGGGCAAAGAAAGCGGAAGAACTGGGAGCCGGCGAAATTCTTCTGACCTCGATGGATGGTGACGGAACCAAAAATGGCTTCGATCTGAGCATTACACAATTGATTTCTGAAAGCATATCTATTCCGGTAATCGCTTCCGGAGGAGCCGGAAAAGTAGCGCATTTTGAAGAAGTATTTACCATAACAGCTGCTACAGGAGCTCTGGCGGCCAGTGTCTTTCATTTCAGTGAAATAAAGATTCCGGATCTGAAAAATGAATTAAAATCTAAAAAAATTGAAGTACGATGAACATTAATTTTGATAAGCAAAACGGATTAGTCCCTGTTGTAATCCAGGATGACAGAACCTTACAGATCCTGATGCTTGGGTATATGAATGCAGAAGCCTTTGAAAAAACAAAAAAAGAAGAAATAGTGACTTTCTTCAGCCGTTCAAAAAACAGGCTTTGGACCAAAGGTGAAGAATCCGGAAATTTTCTGACAGTAAAAAGTATGGACCTGGATTGTGATCAGGATACCCTTTTAATTAGGGTTGTTCCTAAGAATATAGTCTGCCACACCGGCAGCTTCAGTTGTTTTGGCGATAAAAGCAATAAAGGATTTTTATATGAACTGGAAACTAAGATTTCCCAGAGAATTGATGAAAAAACCGAAGATTCATACACCTATTCTCTTTATAAAAAAGGAATGAATAAAATGGCTCAGAAAGTGGGCGAGGAAGCAGTAGAACTCGTTATTGAAGCCAAAGATAACGATGAAAGTCTCTTTAAAAATGAAGCGGCTGACCTTCTGTATCACTTTTTAATTTTACTGAAGGCTAAAGGTTTCACTTTAGAGGAAATTGAAGCGGTTTTAAAAGAAAGGAGCCACTGACTTTAACGCATTCATCATCATTTATAAATATCCCTATTTAAAAGAGTTACCTACAGTCAGCTAGCTTATTTTAAATAGGGATATTTGAATTTCCAACCTGCTGGTAAATTATTGCATCTTATATATTATGACGCGTTTTGTCGTAGTGCTGTCATAGCTTTGCATAGCGAATACGAAATACAGCATTTGTTTTATTAAATATTTTTAATAATCAGTATTCAGATGAAAAAAAAGACTATTTTTGCGGAAAATTTTAACTAATTAACTGGTAAACTCTACATATGATAAAATTCTATACAGGTGCATTATTCTTATGCACTATTTTAAATTTTTCTGCGCAGGAAGTAATCTGGCAGAAAGATATCAGGTCCAACACCCAGGATTTCCTGAGCCAGGTCACTACGACCATCGACGGGCAATACCTAATTTCGGGAAGCAGCATTCAGAGCAGTAAACTTCAGGCCGGGGCGGGTAAGCAGAACAAAGGTTACGACTTTCATTTAGTCAAACTAAACGAAAAGGGTGAAGAAGTCTGGGAAAAATATTTCTCGGGACAGAATCACGATTTTTTGACCGCGACGGTCAATACACAGGAAGGCGGATTTTTAGTTGCAGGAACTTCGTACAGCAATAAAGGACTGGATAAGAAGGAGGATTCTAAAGGAGGATCGGATTTATGGTTGATCCGTCTAAATGAGTTTGGAGATGAACTCTGGCAGAAAACCATCGGCACCGCTTCTGATGAAGAAGCGAGAGCGGTGATCCAGACCACCGATTTAGGATTCTTCGTATCTGGAAACATCCAGAACTCAGCCAGAGGATACGGATCGAAAGACGTTCTGGTGATAAGACTCGATAAAAACGGCAAAGAACTCTCCCAACTCATTTTAGGCGGGAAAGGACTGGATGAAGTGGAGAAAATGATTCCGACAAAAGACGGCGGGACTCTGTTAGGCGTTTACTCCAGAAGCACAGCCGGTGGCTCCAAGAAAACCGAAAATTTCGGTGAAGGCGATTACTGGATCATAAAACTTTCCAAAGACGGAAAAGTAGAATGGGAAAAGAACTTCGGCGGAAAAGGAGATGATCATTTAAGAACATTGGCGCTTACCTCATCGGGATATTTAATCGGAGGAGAATCGAGATCGGAAAGATCGGGAAATAAATCAGTTGGGATCACGGAAGGAACGGATTTGTGGCTGATTTCCTTGGATGACAGGGGAGAAGAAATCTGGCAGAAGTCCTATAATTTCAAAAACAGGGATGTGCTGATGGGAATGAGCGTGCTCACAAAGAGCCAGGAACACAGAGAAAAGAATAAAGACCTGACGACAGGGATTTTATTGGGTGGTTATACCCAGGCGGAAGGCAGGATAGAGGCCGATGATGAAAAATTTTGGATGCTGTATCTGGATGAGAATGGAAGTGAGCAGTGGAGAAAGCATGTGAAAGGTCAGTCTTCTAAAAAAGAGGAACGGTTATCTGATATTAAGCTCAATAGGGATGGTTCCATTATCCTGGCAGGAACCAGCGCCGAGGAATTGGGAAAAGAGAACTGGAAGATTGTAAAGCTGGGTGACAAGCAGATTGATCAGCTCATTGAGAAACAGGATATAAAAATCTATCCGAATCCGGTGTCGGATTATGCGTATGTGGAAATCGGAATGAACTTTACAGAAGCTGAGATTGTGTTGTATGATATGGGAGGAAGACAGCTGCAGAGTTTAAAAACTAAAAATATGGTGACCAAGATCAATACACAGAATTTGATTCAGGGGGCTTACCTGGTGGTCATAAAAACGGATACGGATAAAACGGCGAGTGCTAAACTGATTAAAAAGTAAAAACTAATTTTCATGAAGAAAAATACAATAGCTGTAATTTTATTACTGGCTTCATTACATGGTGCCGTCAATGCACAGGCGGGAGCAGGTGGGGACGATCCTAAAAGTTATGTTGGAGATATCAACCAGATGTTTGCTTCTGCTCCAACTTCCAATAATCTGATGAAATTTGAGGAGGTTCCGGTGAGTTATTACACGGGAATTCCGGATATCAGTATTCCGCTGGTGAGTATTCCGACAACTAATTCCAAAGTTTCTGTCGGTGTTCAGCTGAAATATCACCCGTTAAGTGCCAAACCTGATGACAGAGCAAGTGAAACCGGGTTAGGCTGGAGCCTTATTGCAGGGGGAACTATTTCCAGAACAGTGAGAGGAGGAAATCCTGATGAAAAGAACAGAACGATCGCATTTTCGAACCCACCGAAAGCCAAGTATGGAATTTATTTTGAAGCACTGAATCCCACCTCGAAACTGATGAAGGATCAGACTATCGATCTGAATGATTATAGTTTTAATGCAGCGATGGGAATGTATGACACAGAATATGATCTGTATCAGTATAATTTCATGGGACAATCTGGCAGATTTTATATTGTAAAAGATGATAATGGAAAATATAAGGCTGAAAAGCTGGATAAAAATAATTTAAAGATCATTATTAATAATACTGTTCCCAACGAGATTACCAGTTTTACGGTAGTGGATGATAAAGGAATCCGGTATACTTTTGAGGGAATGGAAAAATCCCAGAAAACAATTAATAGTGTTAAGACCGGCCTTACCACAGGGATCGGAAATCCAAATCCAAGCACGGAAATCAGCAATTATTGGGCGGGATATAACTTAACAACGATTAAAGACCAGAATGGAATTCTTCTTGCGACCTTCAATTACGGAACCGATTCAACGGTAAAATTTGAAGAAACGCCAACGACCACAAGGCGACTGGCAAGCGATGTATACTATACCAATAACTCACAGACCGCCAACGGAGTTCTGCAAAATCCTGACGGAAGCATGCCGGGAGCCAGTGAAACCCAATATGTGTTTAATACTTCAATTACCAAACTACTGACCAGTATTGAGGTGAGAGGAAAAGGAACGATCTATCTGAACTATGAAAAAGGGAGACAGGATTCTAACTATACGGAACCTTCAGAACTTTATAAACTGAAATCTGTACAGAGCAATTATGTCGGCCAGAATGCCCAGCAGTATACTGATAAA encodes:
- the hisG gene encoding ATP phosphoribosyltransferase is translated as MSKLKIAIQKSGRLYEESLQLLKDCGIFINNGKDQLKVSVDNFPMEIMYLRNSDIPQYLEDGVVDIAIVGENLLVEKQKNINIIQNLGFSKCRVSLAIPKEIDTDDIRYFQGKKIATSYPNTLQNFLEKNNVSAEIHIISGSVEIAPNIGLADGICDIVSSGSTLFKNGLRETVTLLKSEAVLAKTADLNQEKSEILSKFLFRIQAVLRAKNSKYILMNVPNDKIETISKTLPVLKSPTVIPLAQEGWSSIHSVIDEERFWEVIDELKDKGAQDILIIPIDKMVI
- the hisC gene encoding histidinol-phosphate transaminase codes for the protein MTTIKITNLVRKNILELQPYISFRDHNEFNAPVLLDANESPFGAYNRYPDSTQKELKTKLRNLKNVSPDQIAVGNGSDELIDLIIKVFCEPKKDSVLMMNPSFAMYGFYASINENPVVKLNLNENFEIVKDDFLKVISENDLKIFFLCSPNNPTGNSIEDLEFFIQNFNGIVVIDEAYIEFSEKKSSLGLLSKYPNIIVLQTFSKAWGKAGARVGVAYSSKEIIRFINTVKAPYNVNTLSQDLILKCLDNISDFEENVQDIIKEKDWLKKELESIPCVRKIFPSDANFFLIECTDAENVYRALLEKEVLTSKRSPQIPNCIRINVGSRDENIKLVQLMNIL
- the hisH gene encoding imidazole glycerol phosphate synthase subunit HisH — protein: MIAIIKYNGGNVNSVQNALNRLNAESVITDDFEIIKKADKVIFPGVGEASSTMRNLQVKGLDQLIPDLKQPVLGICLGMQLMCGNNEEGNTKGMGIFDINVKKFPARDLVPHMGWNTITSLDSPVFLGVEQGSDVYFVHSFYCELSRNTTSVCDYILPFSASLQKDNFFAMQFHPEKSGATGSLLLNNFLKL
- the hisA gene encoding 1-(5-phosphoribosyl)-5-[(5-phosphoribosylamino)methylideneamino]imidazole-4-carboxamide isomerase, whose amino-acid sequence is MKIIPAIDIIDGKCVRLSKGDYATKKIYSENPLEIAKEFENSGIQFLHLVDLDGAKSRHIVNRKVLETIARETSLHIDFGGGLKTLEDIETAFDSGAKQITIGSIAVQDPEFCFGLIEKFGSGKIILGADCDDRKIKTSGWLEESDKEIIDFILDYQQKGISNVICTDISKDGMLKGPSTDLYAEIIDKTAVGLIASGGISGIEDVYKMKEIGCSGTIIGKAIYEEKISLKELQNFITHA
- the hisB gene encoding bifunctional histidinol-phosphatase/imidazoleglycerol-phosphate dehydratase HisB produces the protein MKKVLFIDRDGTLIMEPPTDFQVDSLEKLEFYPGVFQNLSRIVKELDYELVMVTNQDGLGTESFPFEDFRLPHEKMLQAFENEGIVFNDILIDRSFEHENLPTRKPGTGMMAKYIYGDYDLKNSFVIGDRETDIQLAANLGSKAIFINKSSNSNVELTTEKWSEIYQYLKQIPRKASVSRKTNETDIEIEVNLDGSGKADISTGLFFFDHMLEQISKHGNLDLKIKVKGDLQVDEHHTVEDTGIVLGEAIAKALGRKKGIERYGFLLPMDDCLSQVAIDFGGRPWLVWKVDFTREKIGDVPTEMFGHFFKSFADSAKCNLNITSEGENEHHKIESVFKAFAKAIKMAARQTDQNFNVPSTKGSL
- the hisD gene encoding histidinol dehydrogenase, which translates into the protein MKINRYPEKSSWTELIRRPVIKREELTGIILDIFNEVEKNGDQALIRFNKKFDGADTEVLSVSEREMSAAADLISNELKAAIRAAKENITTFHASQQVAEAKTETTAGVICWRENRAIEKVGIYIPGGTAPLFSTVLMLAIPANLAGCKEIILCTPPDKNGNINPAILYTAQLCGVTQIFKTGGAQAIAAMTIGTESIPNVYKIFGPGNQFVVAGKEYAQRYGVAIDMPAGPSEVLVIADEQAVPSFCAADLLSQAEHGSDSQVIFISTDEHVFGETISEIEKQVTVLPRNELAGEALKNSHFILLDSIEKALEFSNLYAPEHLILALGKWESHISDIQNAGSVFLGNYSCESAGDYASGTNHTLPTNGFAKNYSGVSLDSFVKKITFQNLSDKGLRNLGKTIEVMAEAEGLFAHKNAVTLRLNQLK
- a CDS encoding glycosyltransferase family 4 protein, which produces MKIAFDAKRFFHNTSGLGNYSRDLVRILTQYFPENDYILLNKNKSERGKDILENPSTHFVQTSVGSMSRQLKMGRDAQKQQADIFHGLSGELPLKWDAFPIKKVVTIHDLIFVRYPQYYSFFDRTIHLWKFRKAAQAADKIIAISEQTKRDIVRFLKVPEAKIQVVYQGCHQAFKEQQTGQQIKETQEKFGLPDRFILNVGTIEERKNLLNVVKGINGSEIPLVVVGKKTKYFKKIETFIRKNKLQKQVYFLEGVSMEELAVIYKLADIFIYPSFFEGFGIPVIEALFSKTVTVTSNTSCLPEAGGPDSVYVNPHNYSDIQSKIKFLWDNEAERKRRAEKSFEYVQKFNDEPIANELMSLYQALIKNKL